The stretch of DNA GGAACAGGAAAGACATTATTAGCCAGAGCTGTCGCCGGCGAAGCTAAAGTACCTTTCTTCTCGTTATCAGGTTCGGATTTTGTTGAAATGTTTGTTGGTGTTGGTGCCTCTCGTGTACGAGACTTGTTTAAGCAAGCCAAAGAAAAATCACCCTCAATAATTTTTATAGATGAAATAGATGCTATTGGCCGTGCTAGGGGTAAAAATGCCATGTCTGGAAGTAACGATGAACGTGAAAACACACTCAATCAACTATTAACAGAGATGGACGGTTTTGGTACAAATACAAATGTTATTGTAATTGCTGCTACCAACAGAGCTGACATTTTAGATAAAGCTTTAATGCGTGCCGGACGTTTTGATAGACAAATTTTTGTTGATTTACCAGATATCCGTGAACGTAAAGAAATTTTTGAAGTGCATTTAAGGCCTTTAAAAAAAGCCAAAGATTTAGACACTGATTTCCTTTCAAAACAAACACCTGGATTCTCTGGAGCAGATATTGCTAATGTTTGCAATGAAGCTGCTTTAATTGCTGCTAGAAATGGTAAAAAAGCAGTTGATAAACAAGATTTTCTTGATGCTGTAGATAGGATTATTGGTGGATTAGAAAAGAAGAATAAAATAATAACGCCAAGTGAGAAAAAAGCGGTTGCCTATCACGAAGCTGGTCATGCCACCGTAAGTTGGATGCTTGAACATGCTGCGCCTTTGGTAAAAGTAACTATTGTTCCTCGTGGCCGCTCGTTAGGTGCTGCATGGTATTTACCAGAGGAACGTTTAATTGTTCGACCAGAACAAATGCTAGATGAAATGTGTGCTGCTCTTGGTGGTCGTGCTGCTGAAAAAGTAATTTTTGATAAAATATCTACTGGAGCACTTAGTGATTTAGAAAAAGTAACTAAGCAAGCTAGAGCCATGGTTACCATATATGGGTTAAGTGACAAAATTGGAAACTTAACTTATTACGATTCTGGACAAAGCGAGTATGGCTTTACAAAACCTTATAGCGAACAAACGGCAGAATTGATTGACAAAGAAATTTCCGATATTATTGAAAAACAATATCAGCGAGCAATCAAATTACTTGAAGACAATAAAGACAAGTTAACAGATCTTGCTGAAGTGCTTCTTGAAAAAGAGGTCATCTTCAAAGATAATCTTGAAAAAATATTTGGAAAACGTGCTTTTGAAAAAGAAGAGCGTGAAAACTTAGACAAATAGCCTGATAAGCGCATAATTTTGTTAAGCTTTTAGTAAAAATCTTAAATTAATCGTATGGTTAATTTAAGATTTTTTATATTTGATAAACCTCAAAAAGAATTCTGTTAATAGCAACCACTTAAATGAGTCTTTTTAGAAAAATTTTTGGTTCCAAATCTGAACGTTCAGGAGAAGAACTAAAATCTGACGATAGAGGCAAATATATGCCAGAAATAAAACTACCAATAGACGAAAGGTTTACCATAAACTTTAAAGCTAATGGTGGCAAGTTTTTGTATTGTGAAAATTTAAACGAAATATTCTTCAATTTAGAACATATTATTGAAGAAAATAATTGGAAGAAAAAAAAGACCTTGTTATTTGATGAGAATTTAAAAGATAAATTTATAAACTCTAATTTAAAGTCTACAAATAAAATAAGTGAAGCAACTTTTTTTTTAACAACCTGCGAAAATCTCATTGCTAATGATGGGTCATTACTGATATCTTCAAAGCAAATTTTCGAAAAGAAACTTCCTGAATTGCCCGTAAATTTTATTGTATTTGCAACTACGAGTCAAATTGTTGAAAATATTGGAGAAGGTTTACGTGGTATAAAATCTAAAAACAGACAAAAAATCCCAACTAATATAACAACCATAAAACATTTTAAATCTGGTGACGAAAAAGATTTTCTTAGCTATGGAAGTAGTGCAAAAAATCTATACCTACTACTCTTAGAAGATTTATAGAATGAAAGAAATTCTTATTCGATCACTTTCTGGGCTACTTTATGTCTCGCTATTAATTATATGCCTGAATTACGAGCAACTATTAATAGCTCTTTTTTTTGTTTTTGGCTTGGTCTGTATGGGTGAGTTTAAAAAACTCATTCAGCTTAAAAGCTATATCCCTTATCTGATTTTTATTATACTTTATGCCGTTTTTGGGTATTGGCAATCAGTACTAAATACCGATACAGGATTAGATGAAGCTACTCAAATACTTATGGTACTTACTATTTTTGTTGAGTTATTTTTAATAAAAGATTTGTTTTCAGAAAAAACAATTCCACTTTTTGCTTCGAAGCGATTTATTCTCACAACATTTTATTTATCAAGCGCTTTTGTATTCTTAATTTTGATAGTTAATTACCATAAAAACTATGATCCAAGCATATTATTAGGGTCTTTTATTTTAGTTTGGGTGAATGACTCATTTGCTTATTTAGTTGGTAAAAATTTTGGAAAGCAAAAGCTTTTTGAAAAGATCTCACCTAAAAAAACTGTAGAAGGTTTTCTTGGCGGTTTATTCTTTTCGTGTGTAGCAAGTTATTTTATTGCTACCTTTACAGAACTTTTAGGATTTACAAGTTGGCTAATTCTAAGTATTATTATTAGTGTATTTGGAACTTTAGGGGACTTAATTGAGTCTAAATTTAAAAGACAAGCTAATGTTAAAGATAGCGGTGTAATTATGCCTGGTCATGGTGGATTATTAGATCGATTAGACAGCATTATTTTTGCAGCCCCGTTTATATATTTATTTTTAAGAATTTTACAATATGTTTCATAAAGAAGGCCATAAAATTATACTTATAACTTTTATATTTATTATTGCATCCTTTTTATTGGTTGACAATTTTATTGAAATTGAATGGTTAAGGGCGCTTATTCTTATTGCTTTGTTAGTATTTTTAATACTCATCCTTCAGTTTTTTAGAAACCCTAAACGCAATACTTTACCCAATGACAAACAAGTGGTTTCCCCTGTTGATGGAAAGGTTGTTGTGATAGAAGAAGTGTTCGAAAAAGAATATTTTAAAGAAAAACGTTTGCAAGTAAGTGTATTTATGTCTCCAATAAATGTACATGTTACGCGTTATCCAATTGGAGGTAGTGTTATTTTTAGCAAATATCATCCAGGTAAATACTTAGTAGCTTGGCATCCTAAAGCAAGTGAAGAAAATGAACGCTCCACAGTTGTTGTAGAAAATGAGACTTATGGTAAAGTTCTATATAGGCAAATTGCTGGAGCTTTAGCAAAACGTATTGTAAACTATGCTAAGCTAAATGATAAGGCTATACAAGGTGCAGACTCTGGCTTTATTAAATTTGGCTCTAGAGTTGATTTGTATTTGCCTTTAGATACAAAAGTAAAAGTACAGCTTAATCAAAAAGTTCGTGGTGGAGAAAGTGTTATTGCCGAAGTTTAATGACCGATAAAGATTTAGACATAGAGTTTCAAAATGCTGTTAACAGAGTAAATGCGTATACCGAGCCTTTTCCTGCAGATACGCTTTTAAAGCTTTATGCATACTACAAAAAAGCTACCAATGACTATGGTAGACCAAAAAGCAAAAAACCCATAATTAATGCCTTTAAAACCAATGCGCTATTTCAAGCTAAGAATATTAGTGAGGATGAGGCTAAACGCATGTACATAGACTTAGTAAATAATTATTTTTTATATAGAAAATAAAGAATATCAGAAGGCGAAAACCTCATACATAAAACTTATTATTTTCCCTAAACGGATTCCTGCCTTACTGAAACAAGTTCAGCATAAATCGCAGGAATGACAAAACAAAAAACCCATCAACATATTGTTGATGGGTTTTCTTAATGAAGAAAAATAAAATAGTTTGAGTTAACTTATTTCTTCTTCTTTTCTTCTAGTTTTTGAACTGAGTCGTACATGATCGGCGTTGCAATAAACAGAGATGAATACGTCCCTACTATAACTCCTACTATTAAGGCAAACATAAAACCTCTAATTGAATCTCCACCAAAAATAAAGATGGCTAATAACACCACTAAAGTGGTTAGTGAGGTATTTAATGTTCTACTTAATGTACTACTAAGCGATACATTTACAACGCGATTAAATTCCCAATTACCATGGTCATTAAAGAATTCACGGATTCTATCAAACACGACCACTGTATCATTTAATGAATAACCAATAACTGTTAAAATAGCCGCAATAAACGCTTGGTCTATTTCCATATTAAATGGCATAAATTTATATGTTAAAGAGAAGATTCCTAATACAATTAATACATCATGGAATACTGCCGCAACTGCTCCTAAAGAGAATTGCCATCTTTTAAAACGAATTAAAATATAAAGGAACACTACTATTAAAGACCCTAAAATCGCCCAGAATGATGCTTGTTTGATATCATCAGCAATAGTTGGGCTCACTTTGTAGTATTTCATTAAACCAATTGTTTTAGTATCTGAATCACTAATAAAATCTTCATAAGACATCCCTTCTAAATACGGTTGTAATGCATCAAATAATGATTTTCTAATAGCTTCATCAACTTCGGCACCAGTCTCATTTACTTTATACTTCGTTGTAATTTTTAACTGATTTGCATCACCAAAAGTTTTAGCATCTGCACTATTGAAAACCTCCGGTTTTGATAATACGCTTGTAATTTCCGAAGCACTAACATCTTGAGCAAAACGCACTTGATATGTTCTACCTCCTACAAAATCCACACCTTGATCTAAACTGTTAGTAAACAAAGATCCTAAACTCAACAAAATAAAAGCACCAGAAATCATATAAGCGATTTTACGTTTCTGTAAAAACTCAATATTTATATTTCTGAAAAGGTTTTTTGTAATAGCAGTAGAAAAATCTAATTTACCACCTTTATTGGCATACCAATCAACTAACAATCTAGTAATAAATATAGCTGTAAATAAAGAGGTTCCTATACCTATTAATAAAGTAGTGGCAAACCCTTTAATTGGTCCAGTACCGAATATAAATAAAATTAAGGCCGTTAAACCAGTCGTAATATTTGCATCTAAAATAGAAGATAAAGCATTACTAAAACCATCTTTAATAGCTTCTTTTTGCCCTTTTCCTTTAGTTAATTCTTCTCGAATACGTTCAAATATAAGTACGTTCGCATCCACCGACATACCTATTGTTAATACGATACCAGCAATACCTGGCAATGTTAATACGGCTCCTAATCCTGATAAAACACCAAAGATTAATAAAATGTTTAACAACATGGCAGCATCAGCAAAACCACCTACTTTACCATAATAAAACACCATCCACACTAACACTAATGCTAATGCTATTAAGAATGACATGGTACCACTATCAATGGCTTCTTGTCCAAGTGATGGCCCAACGACTTCACTTTGAATAATATCAGCCGATGCCGGTAATTTCCCTGCACGTAATACGTTTGCTAAATCGACCGCTTCATTTAATGTGAAATTTCCAGAAATTGAAGAATTTCCTCCTGCAATAGGCCCAGTTGTAACACCTGGTGCAGAATATACGATATCATCTAAGACAATAGCTATTTGACTTTGCTGAGCATATGCTTTACCGGTCATGTCTTCCCAAATCTTAGCGCCTTTTGCATTCATCTGCATAGAAACTTCAGATCTATTAGCAGCGTCAAACTGATTACGAGCATCAACAATAACTGAACCACTTAACGGAGGTGTATTATCTCTATTTCCTACTAAAGCATATAAATCTATTATCTCTCCATCTTTTTCCGGTTTCCCAAAAACAAATTTGGCATAACGTTGTTCGGCTGGTAATAACTCTCTTACTTCTGGTCTGTTTAAATAATCAAGAAGTATTGCTTTATCTTTAAGCTCAAATCTTCCAATGACAGGACCACCTTGGTAACCTTGCCCTCTAAATAAGTCGAAAATAGGGTTATTTTCAGTCTCAACCGCCGTAGAATCTGTTGTTGCATCTCCTAAAAGATCATCAATAGTATCATCTTCAGTACTTTCTCCATCTTGAGGTTCTTGCTCCTCTTCGGTTACTTCAGGTTTAACAGATTCTTTTAAAAGTTCGTTTGCTTGTGCTAAAAAGTTAAAGAATTGCTCACCTTTATAAGCATCCCAAAATTCCAGCTGAGCTGTGTTTTGTAATAATTTTAAAGCACGCTCTTTATCTTTAACCCCTGGTAGTTCAACTAAAATACGACCTGAATTACCAAGACGTTGAATAGTAGGTTGTGTGACACCAAATTCATCAATACGCTTACGCAATACTTCAAAAGCTGAAACAATAGATTCATCTACTTTTCTCTCTATAACTTGTTTAGCCTCATCATCAGACATATTACTATTAATTTCACCATCTAAATCCTTTGTGTAAAAAATATCTGGTGATGCTAATTTTGTATCTCCTTTAACAGCATCAAAAGCTCTGAAAAAAGATTCCAAATAAGATTCTTGCGCATCTTTTTGAAGCTCTTCTGCATCATCTAAAGCTTTATTAAATGCCGGGTCTTTACTTTTATTTGCCAATCCTTCTAAAATATCTCTTACAGATATTTGCAAAGTCACACTAACTCCTCCTTTAAGGTCTAAACCCAGTGGCATCGCTTTTTCTTTCACTTCATTATAAGTGAATTTAGAAATACCAAGGTTAAAAACGGTATCTGTCGCAATAGACTCTAAATAATTAACTTCCTCCTGACTTCTTTTCGCGCGATAATCAGCTTCCGTTTCTGGAATTTTATTGATTGCGATCTCCTCCGCATTACTTTCTATTCGATTTGCTTTAAATGTAAACGATAATTGGTAAATACTTACCAATCCGAACAAAACTGCAAATAGTTTTACTAATCCTTTATTTTGCATTCTTCTATTATTTTTTTGTCAAATTTTTTAAAACGAGCAAATTCATGGTTTACCTTATGATTTGACAATTATTTTTTATGGTACAAATAAGACGTTTTTTAGCTTTTTAAAATACATGATGAAAGCCCATCTTATTATATTTTTTTGATTTTTGGAAAATGCTTTTTAAAATTCTATGTTTCTTTTCCAAAGGCATTAAGACATACCTTTATATGAAAAGTAAAAAGCATTATTTAAGGTTAAGAATTCCCGTAAGCAGCTGGTCCAGCTCTAACATCAGGAACATTATGTGACATATTATCTATTGTAATTGCAATATGTCTACGTACTTTATAAGCTATTTTAACAATTCTATCTTCTTCGCTAGTATTTAGTTTACCTATATATAAATTAGGATTGGAAAATCGATCGTATTCGTGTTTTAACTCTGCAATGTATGTTCCATTTAAGTCAGATTCAGCATCTGTACCATTTTGGATTTCATATACATCTAGGTTATAACCATTTTTGTTTTCGTTAGAAGGAAACTTGGAGTGTTCTTCATCCTTATTAGAAAAAGCGTAATCAAGTTCTAGTTTTTTTTCTTCAGAAGAAAATATTTTTTTTATGCTGGCTACATCGACATCACTGTAATACGTGATTTTAAGTCTTCCATCTTCTTTCTTTCCTACTTGAATATTATCTATTCCTAAAGTTAGCAATTGCTTTTTTACAACAGCAATGGCATCTTGAACTTCGTCTGATGTAACTTCATCATAGATAAACTCCATGACAATTTCCTGATTCGGTACAGAAATTTGTTTCTGGCAAACACCTAATAAAGTGAGGGCAATAACTAAAGTACTAAAGTACCATTTCGCTTTCATGCGTGTTTATCTATTGTTTTTAATGGTCATGTAACATCCATATAATCTTTTTACCAAATATAGATATGTTTTCAAGCCTCAAATATAAAGAAATAAAGACTGTATTTCTACAGTCTTTATATAAATATCTATTTTATGCAATAAATTGTTATACTTCCACTTCTAATAATGCATTTGTTTTTCTAACACCTTCAGCACTAGTTTGCATATGCGCTTTTTCAGCATCGCTAAGTGGAACATCAACAATACTTTCAATACCGTTTCTACCTAAAATAACAGGTACACCGATACAAATATCATTTAGACCATATTCTCCTTCTAAGAATGTAGAACAAGGGAACATTTTTTTCTGGTCGCAAGCAATGGCTTGTACTAACCCGCTTACCGCCGCTCCCGGTGCATACCAAGCAGAAGTTCCTAATAATTTAGTAAGTGTAGCACCGCCAACTTTAGTATCTTCTTTTACTTGATTTAATCTGTCTTCACTTAAAAACTCAGACACCTTGATACTGTTCCTGGTTGCCTGACTTGTTAATGGCACCATACCCGTATCACTATGCCCACCTATTACCATACCGTCAACATCACTAATAGGAGCTCCTAAAGCTTCAGCTAATCTATATTTAAATCGAGCAGAATCTAAAGCACCACCCATACCAATAATTCTATTCTTAGGTAAGTTGGTTGATTTATGTGCTAGATAAGTCATCGTGTCCATTGGATTACTAACTACTATAAGAATAGTATTTGGAGAATGCTCAATTAAACTTGATGATACTGATTTCACAATACCAGCATTAATGCCTATTAATTCTTCACGTGTCATTCCTGGTTTACGAGGAATTCCAGAAGTAATTACACAAATATCACTATTTGCAGTTTTACTATAATCGTTTGTAATACCGGTTATTTTAGTATCAAAACCATTTAATGATGCACATTGCATTAAATCCATAGCTTTTCCTTCTGCATAACCTTCTTTAATGTCTAATAAAACGACTTCTGAAGCAAAATCTTTAATAGCAATATACTCCGCACAACTTGCGCCTACTGCTCCTGCTCCTACAACTGTTACTTTCATGTATTTATAATTTTTTATTGTTATTGGTAACTCCTAAATTATTTCTTTTTTAATGAAATTTTCTTGACACAAATCTCACAATATAAAAGCCTAAATTATATGATTTTAGTCATGCAAAATTACAAATTTATATACTCTAAATAAAAAAAAGTACAAGATTAAATCCTGTACTTTTTAAACTATAACAAAATATAAACTAATTAAAATTAAACGTCTTTATTTTTGAATTTTTATCTAAAACTAAATGCCATTCCTGCAGATAATGTATTATACTCTTGTAATGTATAGTCTGCAAAAAGTTTAAAGAAACCAAGACTTAATCTTATTCCAAGCGTTGTTCTAAAACCACTAGCATCAAAATCTAAGTTTAAAGGATCTGTAACTGTTTCTGTAATGGTTGGTCCTGATACTACAGGGGTATATTGCAAATTGTATGATCCTAACATTTTTAGCGTTGAACTACCTCCACTGTATCCTAAGCCTCCATAAACATTGATAATTGGAAAGTTTAACGATCCTATGGCTTGTACTGTAAATGCATTTAATTTAAATTCTGCATTTTGATTCTGACCAGATATAGCGTTACCGTCGATACTATAATTTACATCCATAGACGTATATGCTGCTAATACAGAAACGTGTAATGGTAATTTATCTACTGGGCCAAAAATACTTGTTATTTCTTTTTTAAGCCCAACTCCAAATAATTTCCCTTTTGCATCGTCACTCCCAACTTCTGGAACTAAACGTAACATCACATCAAATTTATAAGGTAATCCTACACCTAATTGCAAGGCTGGAGTTGGTACTGCTCCCAAAGGTAAATCGTCACTTATACCAGATGGCATTTCAAAAGAAGCCGTTACAGCCTGTCCTTGAACGGTTGCATTTACATCCAACATAACACCATCTCCTTTACCTGCTACTGTTGGGTTTATAGAAGATCCCGGTGTTGTTATACTCGTTAACCCTAAATTGGCAATATCGAAGAATTCATCTTTTGATGGAATCATTGAGGCATTCAGGCCAATTGTAATATCAAATCCCAGTTTTTTATGAGCTTTAGCGGTATGATACCACCCACTGTTCATTCCATAAATTAACCCTTTCATCGCAGGATTAATATAGCTATTTGTTAGTTTGTTTGCATCATCTCTGGCTGCAAGTAAAATACTTTCTAGTTCTTGTGAACGAGATATGTGTGTTACTAATAATAGTAAACATAATAAGGTTAACTTTTTCATTCTTTTGTCAATTTTGGTTAAAACAAAAGTATAAAAAAAACGACACAAAGCAACTTTTAGTCGAAAAAAATTACTTTTAATCGACTTATTTGGTTGAAACATTAAAATAATGTAGAAATTTACTACATAATTATTTTGTTTAAACTAAAAATTTTTAATCTTTTTAAAAATGTTTTAGAGGGTTAATTATTATTAAGGTTAAAATAACTAACAACATTGTTATACCAAATGTTCTGAGTCATTTTTCCCAAAAAAGAATGCCTTTTGGCACCAATCCTTTCTTTATATCTTCTGCAATCAAATCGCATAAAATACGTCTAAAATATTCGTGCCTTGGAAATAACCAGAATTAGTTTTTCGATAGGTATAATCTGCTTCGGTACTTGCACTTACAATTCTAGATAACCCTAAAATTGATATTGGAGAATCATCAGGGTGTAGACACATCAATAATTATTGTTTTCTGCTACCGGTAATATCTTTAATATATCTATGCTCTATTTTATTTATAAGTGCTAAAATTCTCCACCCAATTTGGTTTCAAAATACGTCCTGGTTCTTTTGTGTTTTCTGGGGAAAAGTAATCAAAGTAATAAATCTCTTTTGACTTATAAATTTTTAGAATTGTTTTTAATCGTTTTTGAAAATTCTCAAAAGATTTGTTACTTTTCTTTGTCCACCCTGCCTCAGCTAAAGCAGAAATTCTTGGATACAGCATAAAATCGAATCTTTTTTCTGTATTAATTTGTTCTGTCCATAAGTTTGCTTGAATTCCCAAAATTCCAGAATTTTCTAAATCAATAGTATTTGACGAGTCAGGAAAATTATACACGTCATCTAACGGACAAAAACCATCCCACCTTCGTCCAATACTATGACTATCATCCTGTACAAAATCAAAATATAGAGGCTTTCTTGGGCATAAAATCATTTTATAATTATTTTTCAAGCCTTTTTCTAAAATCTGTGGTTTATCATGTCTCCACCACATAGCAACAGTACTCTCATTATTCATATTATTTTCTACAACTTCATCCCACCCCATAACTTTTTTATTTAAGGAAAGAATTGTATCTCGTATTCTATTAATAAAATAAGTTTCTACTTCTTTAATCTTCTTTAATTTCTCTTTTTTCATTAAAGCAATAACTTCCTTGTCTTTTACCCAATGCTGATTACCAAAACTAACTTCATCTCCCCCTATATGAATATATTTTGAAGGAAATAGAGTAGTAACTTCTTTAAGGATTTCTGTTAAAAAAGCATATGTAGATTCTTTAGCTGGATGAAAAGTAAAATGAGGGTTCTTTTCGGTACCTCCTCCAGAAAATTCAGGATATGCTCTCATTACTGCTGACGCATGACCTGGTACATCTATTTCTGGAATGACTTCAATATTTCTTTGAGAAGCAAAGTGAATAATTTCTTTAATATCTTCTTGTGTATAGAACTGAGCTTCTGTATTAGAGTTACTATAATTACCTATGGCGCCAATACTAGTTAATTTAGGGTATTTTTTAATTTCTATTCTCCAACCAGGTGCATCTGTAAGATGCCAATGAAATTTATTTAATTTTTGCAAAGACATCAACTCCAACAGTTGCTTAATCTTTTCTTTGCCAAAAAAATGTCTTGATTCATCTACCATGACACCTCTCCATACATAGCGAGGCGAATCTTCAATTTGAACATTAGGAATATCAATTTCGTTGGTAGTTCCTTCCTTTAAATTATCTATGTCTAATAATTGCCTTAAAGATTGCAAGCCATTAAAAACGCCTTTTCCAGAACCTCCTATAATACGTATTGATTCTTCAGTAATAGATAAACTATAAGCTTCATCAGAAGTCATATTGTTATCAATATCTATTGCTATATAATTTGTTTTTAAATCTAATTCTGTTTTTATTTCTAAACTAAAACCTAAATGCTTTTGAATTAAGCCTATGAATACTGAGCTCTTAGTTTTTAATTCCTGTAAGTTTTTATGAATGACAAATTTTGTGTTCTTATTCAAGAAAAATCGCCCCTCTTTTATCTCTAACTTCTGAGGGTATGGTATTATTGAATACATATCTATAGTATTCTTAGCATCTTTTTTGCAAGCCGTAAACACAGATAAAAACGACAAAAATATTAAAAGGCGAATGTTATTATAAATCATAAACGTTTTATGTATCTTAATAAAAGGTATTAAACCCGAAATCTCGCTAGATACCGAAGCAAGTTCAGCACATGAAGTGGGATTAGTTCAACTAGCTGTTTTGAATGCATTGCTTCGCAACTTTTCAAAACAGAGTTTTCCTGCCACGCAATAAGCGTGGACTAATAAGAATAACTCTCTTTCCAATATTGGATTTCTTCATTATGCATGGCATCTAAGGATAGCTGCACTGCAACAGCCGTATTTGCTCCTGTATAAATATTTGAAACAGGCATTTTATTATCTAAAATAGAGTTCCTAAAATCTACTAAGGCTTGTTTGCTTGGATCTATGTGAGATATATTTATAGGAATTCCTTTCCCTTGTAAATGAGTATTTGCCGTAGCACCAGATACACCATCTACATCGGTAAATTCCTTCTTATAACCATTTTCATAATAAATCCACGCCTTAGTATAATCTAGCAAAATTGTTCCTTTACTACCATGGACTTTTATTTGATAATCTCCTAATGCATTGTTTGTTAAACACGTAAATTTTGCTTTCACACCGCTCGGGTATTCAAATAATAAATGGATATTGTCAAAAGTCTCTCGTCCATCTTTCCAAAAGTCAATACCTCCTGTACCCATAATTTTTTTAGGATTTTCGCCTAAAACCCAATTCACAAAATCTATTTGATGGGAACATAATTCTGCTGCCATTCCACCAGAATATTCTTTATACATTCTCCAATTTATAGCGCGCTCTAAAGATAGCTCTGGTACTGGTCTCCGCCAATTACCATTTCTATTCCATTGGCATTCAAAAGATGTTATTTGCCCCAACTCACCTTTTTTAATAAACTCTACAACATGTTTATAAAGCTTTGAACTATGATATTGATGACCTGTTTGGAAAATTGTTTTAGTATTAGATGTTTTTTTTACCAAATCATCTATTCCGACTAAGCCTTTAGCCATTGTTTTTTCACAATATACATGCTTACCTGCATCTATAGCATCTATGGCTATGGCTGCATGGGTATTAAAAGGTGTGGCTATTAATACGGCATCAATGTCTTTATTGCTTAGCAGTTCCTCATAATTAGTATATGCTTTTGCTTTGTTTTGGGTTCTTGAAAGCCCATTTTCTAATCGAAAAGGCAGTACATCACAAACGGCAGAAACGTTAATTCCTTCAATAGTATTTAGTATAGGTATAAGTCCACCTCCCCTATCTCCAGTTCCTATAATGCCTACATGAATCATGTTACTGCTACCAATATTTTTGGACATAGCTTGTAAAACAGGTACGCTAGCAACAATTCCAGCAGATACGAGACCGCCTTTAGTTAAAAATTCTCTTCGCTTCATTTTTTATTTATAACTTAGGTTCCCAACCTTGTTGATAGTCTCTTTTCCAATGCGTCATTGCTTTATCATTATTCAAAACTTTACCCGTTTTAGAATCTATTTTTAAAGTTTCTCCTACATCCTGAGCCATATTACCTAAATGGCATAACATCGTTGAAATACTAGCATCTTGAATATCAGAATTCAAATTTTTATCTTT from Flavivirga spongiicola encodes:
- a CDS encoding Gfo/Idh/MocA family protein; the encoded protein is MKRREFLTKGGLVSAGIVASVPVLQAMSKNIGSSNMIHVGIIGTGDRGGGLIPILNTIEGINVSAVCDVLPFRLENGLSRTQNKAKAYTNYEELLSNKDIDAVLIATPFNTHAAIAIDAIDAGKHVYCEKTMAKGLVGIDDLVKKTSNTKTIFQTGHQYHSSKLYKHVVEFIKKGELGQITSFECQWNRNGNWRRPVPELSLERAINWRMYKEYSGGMAAELCSHQIDFVNWVLGENPKKIMGTGGIDFWKDGRETFDNIHLLFEYPSGVKAKFTCLTNNALGDYQIKVHGSKGTILLDYTKAWIYYENGYKKEFTDVDGVSGATANTHLQGKGIPINISHIDPSKQALVDFRNSILDNKMPVSNIYTGANTAVAVQLSLDAMHNEEIQYWKESYSY